The following coding sequences are from one Capsicum annuum cultivar UCD-10X-F1 chromosome 3, UCD10Xv1.1, whole genome shotgun sequence window:
- the LOC107865445 gene encoding ubiquinol oxidase, mitochondrial-like: MANSASQEEKAKVGKGKRNLLKNELSYLMQSMSPLVSSKRHVERLLVIAMQGAFFKFYFVLYLLSPKLAHRVVGYMEEEAIYSYTLYLNDIDRGEIENVPTPAIIIDYWRLPKGTIQKDVITVICADEAHHRDVNHFASPWEIYQA; this comes from the coding sequence ATGGCTAATTCGGCTTCCCAAGAGGAAAAAGCTAAAGTTGGCAAAGGTAAAAGGAATTTACTGAAGAATGAGTTGTCATATCTTATGCAGTCTATGAGCCCTCTTGTCTCTTCCAAAAGGCATGTTGAGAGATTGTTAGTTATTGCCATGCAGGGAGCGTTTTTCAAATTTTACTTTGTGCTTTACTTGCTGTCCCCCAAGCTTGCACACAGAGTTGTTGGTTATATGGAAGAGGAGGCtatatactcatatactttatATCTTAATGATATTGATCGTGGTGAAATTGAAAATGTCCCTACTCCTGCGATAATAATTGACTACTGGAGATTGCCTAAGGGTACGATTCAAAAGGATGTTATTACTGTCATCTGTGCTGATGAAGCTCATCATAGAGACGTTAACCATTTTGCATCTCCATGGGAGATATATCAAGCATGA